Proteins co-encoded in one Listeria ivanovii subsp. ivanovii genomic window:
- the folK gene encoding 2-amino-4-hydroxy-6-hydroxymethyldihydropteridine diphosphokinase — MAKAFLSIGTNIGERLVNLNNAVSGLAAAEQIEMVKVSSIYETDAVGFEDQAAFFNIVIEIETSFPPEDLLDFCLKLELELGRVRLFKWGPRLIDIDVLLYDDVKMDTEKLKIPHPYMKERAFVMIPLVEISPDKAGIQVDQAVLAEQGVRKIKKQVKW, encoded by the coding sequence ATGGCTAAAGCTTTTTTATCTATAGGAACAAATATTGGTGAGCGATTGGTTAATTTAAATAATGCAGTTAGTGGCTTAGCGGCTGCAGAGCAAATTGAAATGGTGAAAGTATCCAGCATCTATGAAACGGATGCAGTAGGTTTTGAAGATCAAGCTGCTTTTTTTAATATTGTTATCGAAATTGAAACGAGTTTTCCCCCAGAGGATCTATTAGACTTTTGCTTAAAGCTGGAGCTCGAATTAGGAAGAGTCCGTTTGTTCAAATGGGGACCACGATTAATCGATATTGATGTTTTGTTATATGATGATGTTAAAATGGATACAGAAAAGCTGAAAATCCCACATCCTTATATGAAAGAAAGAGCTTTTGTGATGATACCGTTAGTGGAGATTTCTCCTGATAAGGCAGGAATTCAGGTTGATCAGGCTGTTTTGGCTGAGCAAGGCGTCCGGAAAATAAAAAAACAAGTGAAGTGGTAA
- the dusB gene encoding tRNA dihydrouridine synthase DusB, whose protein sequence is MFQIGNVEIKNQVVVAPMAGISNSAFRLTVKEFGAGLVCCEMISDKGIAYRNAKTLDMLYIDEKEKPLSLQIFGGEKETLVEAAKFVAENTTADIIDINMGCPVNKIIKCEAGAKWLLDPNKVYDMVAAVVNAVDKPVTVKMRIGWDQEHVFAIENALAAERAGAAAVAMHGRTRVQMYEGSANWDVLRDVKRELKIPFMANGDVRTPEDAKRILEHTGADGVMIGRAALGNPWMIYRTVKYLETGELLPEPEPREKMQTAMLHLNRLVELKGENIAVREFRQHAAYYLKGARGSTRAKVAANQATKQVEMESILNEFVLQYEEKELAKQD, encoded by the coding sequence ATGTTTCAAATAGGTAACGTAGAAATTAAAAATCAAGTAGTTGTGGCTCCGATGGCGGGGATATCCAATTCTGCATTCCGTCTTACGGTCAAAGAATTCGGAGCAGGTCTTGTTTGCTGCGAAATGATTAGTGACAAAGGAATCGCATACCGCAATGCAAAAACGCTTGATATGCTATATATTGATGAAAAAGAAAAGCCACTAAGTTTGCAAATTTTCGGTGGAGAAAAAGAAACTCTCGTGGAAGCTGCAAAATTTGTAGCTGAGAACACAACAGCTGATATTATTGATATTAATATGGGATGCCCAGTCAACAAGATAATCAAATGTGAAGCAGGAGCGAAGTGGTTACTTGATCCAAACAAAGTGTACGATATGGTTGCAGCAGTTGTGAATGCTGTAGATAAACCAGTTACTGTGAAGATGCGTATCGGTTGGGATCAGGAGCATGTATTTGCAATCGAAAATGCATTGGCTGCAGAACGTGCAGGGGCTGCTGCGGTCGCGATGCACGGGCGTACTCGAGTTCAAATGTATGAAGGTAGCGCCAACTGGGATGTGCTCAGAGATGTGAAACGTGAATTAAAGATTCCTTTTATGGCTAATGGAGATGTTAGAACTCCGGAAGATGCAAAACGTATTTTAGAACATACCGGCGCTGACGGAGTGATGATTGGTAGAGCGGCACTTGGAAACCCATGGATGATTTATCGAACTGTTAAATATTTAGAGACTGGTGAACTTTTGCCAGAACCAGAACCACGCGAGAAAATGCAAACTGCTATGCTGCATTTAAATCGTTTAGTCGAATTAAAAGGGGAGAATATCGCTGTTCGCGAATTTAGACAACACGCTGCTTACTATCTAAAAGGTGCTAGAGGAAGTACGCGTGCTAAAGTTGCTGCAAACCAAGCAACAAAACAAGTTGAAATGGAATCGATTTTAAACGAATTTGTTCTCCAATATGAAGAAAAAGAATTAGCAAAACAAGACTAA
- the lysS gene encoding lysine--tRNA ligase — protein MSNENHEELNDQLIVRREKVETLREEGIDPFGGKFIRSISPEEIETKFADKSKEELEEASIEVTVAGRIMTKRVKGKVGFTHIQDRFHQLQIYIRKDAIGEDAYAIFKIADLGDIIGIKGTIFRTNTGELSVKATKFTLLSKSLRPLPDKYHGLKDVEQRYRQRYLDLITNEESQNRFVMRSKILKYTRDYMDNQGFLEVETPVLHTIAGGAAAKPFITHHNALDMELYLRIALELHLKRLIVGGMDKVYEIGRVFRNEGTSTRHNPEFTMLESYAAYEDYKDVMDLVEGLVSTVCEQVNGTTKITYGEYHVDLTPNWRRIHMADAVKEYVGVDFWNVTSDEEAHRLAKEHNVQVTKHMTYGHILNEFFETFVEEKLIQPTFVYGHPVEISPLAKKNKEDDRFTDRFELFIVGREHANAFSELNDPIDQRERFEAQMKEREQGNDEAHGMDADFLEALEYGLPPTGGLGIGIDRLVMLLTDAPSIRDILLFPTMKHRD, from the coding sequence ATGAGTAACGAGAATCACGAAGAACTAAATGACCAACTCATCGTCCGCCGCGAAAAAGTAGAAACTTTGCGCGAAGAAGGAATTGATCCTTTTGGCGGAAAATTCATCCGTTCCATCAGCCCGGAAGAAATTGAAACCAAATTTGCTGATAAATCAAAAGAAGAACTTGAAGAAGCTTCTATTGAAGTAACTGTGGCAGGACGTATTATGACAAAACGTGTAAAAGGGAAAGTTGGTTTTACACATATTCAAGATCGTTTCCACCAATTACAAATCTATATCCGCAAAGATGCCATTGGCGAAGACGCATATGCCATTTTCAAAATTGCTGATTTAGGAGATATTATCGGCATTAAAGGTACTATCTTTAGAACAAACACTGGCGAACTATCTGTGAAAGCAACAAAATTCACATTACTATCCAAATCATTGCGCCCACTTCCTGACAAATACCATGGCTTAAAAGATGTTGAACAACGCTATCGCCAACGCTATTTAGACTTAATTACCAATGAAGAAAGTCAAAATCGTTTTGTTATGCGGAGTAAAATTTTGAAATATACACGTGATTACATGGATAATCAAGGTTTCTTAGAAGTTGAAACACCGGTATTGCATACAATTGCTGGTGGCGCTGCTGCGAAACCGTTTATTACTCATCATAATGCGCTGGATATGGAATTATACTTACGAATCGCGTTAGAACTACATTTAAAACGACTAATTGTAGGTGGAATGGATAAAGTATACGAAATTGGCCGTGTATTCCGCAATGAAGGAACATCTACACGCCATAATCCGGAATTTACTATGCTGGAATCCTATGCTGCATATGAAGATTACAAAGATGTAATGGATTTAGTAGAAGGATTAGTTTCTACTGTATGCGAGCAAGTTAATGGGACTACTAAGATAACATATGGTGAATATCATGTAGATCTAACACCTAACTGGCGTAGAATTCACATGGCTGATGCTGTTAAAGAATATGTTGGAGTAGACTTTTGGAATGTAACTTCTGATGAAGAAGCTCATAGATTAGCCAAAGAACACAACGTACAGGTCACGAAACATATGACATACGGCCATATTCTTAACGAGTTTTTCGAAACGTTTGTTGAAGAAAAGCTGATTCAACCAACATTTGTGTATGGGCACCCAGTAGAAATATCTCCATTGGCTAAGAAGAACAAAGAAGATGACCGGTTTACTGACCGCTTTGAATTATTTATTGTTGGTCGTGAACATGCTAATGCTTTCTCAGAATTAAATGATCCAATCGACCAAAGAGAACGTTTTGAAGCGCAAATGAAAGAGCGGGAACAAGGAAATGATGAAGCACATGGAATGGATGCAGATTTCTTAGAAGCGCTAGAATATGGTTTACCGCCAACCGGTGGATTAGGAATAGGAATAGATCGTTTAGTAATGCTACTAACTGACGCACCATCTATACGCGATATTTTATTATTCCCAACAATGAAACACAGAGATTAA